The proteins below are encoded in one region of Thermococcus peptonophilus:
- a CDS encoding ABC transporter ATP-binding protein, whose amino-acid sequence MKGIVKVYPDGTKALKGVDLTVYEGEILGLLGENGAGKTTLMKILFGMLKPTSGKIIVKGEEVHFKSPSDAIAKGIGMVHQHFTLVDVFDALHNIILGMEGHGLFSKIDVENARKKLQKLMDELNFRVPLNVPVENLPVGVQQRIEILKMLYRNVDVLILDEPTAVLTPIEVEELFRVLRQLKAQGKTIIFISHKLNEVMEITDRVTVIRRGEVIGTVNTSEATPQLLARMMVGRDVVLRLEKPPAQPGKSVLRVENLWVKGDRGEDAVKGLSFEVRAGEIFGIAGVEGNGQTELIEAITGLRKVEKGKILMEDKDVTGKTPKELYDLGMAHIPEDRTHMGLVLDMTVTENSILGLHWRKKFQRFRGVIHWGRARKHAKKLIEKFDILAPGTEAPAKALSGGNQQKLIVAREVSKEPILIIASQPTRGVDVASTEYIRNYLIKLRTEGKAVLLVSADLDEVLQLSDRMGIMYEGEFMGVVKPEEVTIEEIGMMMGGIRYEELRK is encoded by the coding sequence ATGAAGGGCATCGTTAAGGTTTATCCCGATGGAACAAAGGCCCTTAAAGGCGTTGATTTGACCGTTTATGAAGGTGAGATTCTGGGTCTTCTTGGTGAGAACGGTGCTGGAAAGACTACCCTCATGAAGATTCTCTTCGGCATGCTCAAACCCACATCCGGTAAAATCATCGTTAAGGGTGAAGAGGTCCACTTCAAGAGTCCTTCCGATGCCATAGCCAAGGGCATTGGCATGGTTCACCAGCACTTCACCCTCGTTGACGTCTTCGATGCGCTCCACAACATAATCCTCGGCATGGAGGGGCATGGACTGTTCTCCAAGATAGACGTCGAAAACGCGAGGAAAAAGCTCCAGAAGCTCATGGACGAGCTGAACTTCCGGGTTCCGCTCAATGTCCCCGTTGAAAACCTCCCAGTTGGGGTTCAGCAGAGAATTGAGATACTCAAGATGCTTTACAGGAATGTTGATGTCCTCATCCTCGACGAGCCAACGGCAGTCTTGACTCCAATAGAGGTCGAGGAGCTTTTCAGGGTTCTCAGACAGCTCAAGGCCCAGGGGAAGACGATAATCTTCATCAGCCACAAGCTCAACGAGGTAATGGAGATAACCGACAGGGTCACGGTCATAAGGAGGGGCGAAGTCATTGGAACGGTCAACACGAGCGAGGCAACGCCGCAGCTATTAGCGAGGATGATGGTGGGAAGGGACGTGGTTCTGAGGCTCGAAAAGCCGCCAGCACAGCCTGGGAAGTCAGTACTCCGCGTCGAGAACCTCTGGGTCAAAGGAGACAGGGGAGAGGATGCAGTTAAGGGTCTGAGCTTCGAGGTCAGGGCGGGAGAAATATTTGGAATAGCCGGCGTTGAGGGCAACGGACAGACCGAGCTTATCGAGGCCATCACGGGGCTTAGGAAGGTCGAGAAAGGAAAGATCCTGATGGAGGATAAGGACGTCACCGGGAAGACCCCCAAGGAGCTCTACGACCTAGGTATGGCCCACATTCCAGAGGACAGGACGCACATGGGTCTCGTCCTTGACATGACAGTCACCGAGAACTCCATCCTCGGCCTTCACTGGCGGAAGAAGTTCCAGAGGTTCAGGGGGGTGATTCACTGGGGCAGAGCCAGGAAGCACGCAAAGAAGCTCATAGAGAAGTTTGACATCCTCGCCCCCGGAACCGAGGCCCCGGCAAAGGCCCTCAGCGGCGGAAACCAGCAGAAACTCATAGTTGCAAGAGAGGTCAGCAAGGAGCCGATTCTCATCATAGCGTCCCAGCCAACAAGGGGTGTTGACGTAGCATCAACTGAGTACATCAGAAACTACCTGATAAAGCTCAGGACTGAGGGAAAGGCAGTCCTGCTCGTCTCCGCCGACCTCGACGAGGTTCTCCAGCTGAGCGACAGGATGGGAATAATGTACGAGGGCGAGTTCATGGGC